The Gavia stellata isolate bGavSte3 chromosome 26, bGavSte3.hap2, whole genome shotgun sequence genome has a window encoding:
- the PAFAH1B2 gene encoding platelet-activating factor acetylhydrolase IB subunit alpha2, with product MESRGEPQTPNRMSQGDSNPAAVPHAAEDIQGDDRWMSQHNRFVLDCKDKEPDVLFVGDSMVQLLQQYEIWRELFSPLHALNFGIGGDTTGHVLWRLKNGELENIKPKVIVVWVGTNNHENTAEEVAGGIEAIVRLINTQQPQAKVIVLGLLPRGEKPNPLRQKNAKVNHLLKASLPKLPNVQLLDVDAGFVHSDGTISYHDMFDFLHLTGGGYAKICKPLHELIMQLLEETPEEKRAALA from the exons ATGGAGTCGCGGGGGGAGCCGCAGACGCC GAACAGAATGAGCCAGGGAGACTCGAACCCAGCCGCAGTTCCACATGCCGCTGAAGATATTCAGGGCGATGACAGGTGGATGTCACAG cACAATAGGTTTGTCTTGGACTGCAAAGACAAGGAGCCCGACGTGCTCTTCGTGGGTGACTCCATGGTGCAGTTGCTACAGCAGTATGAG ATATGGCGAGAGCTCTTCTCACCACTTCATGCACTGAATTTTGGGATTGGTGGAGACACCACAGGACACGTTCTATGGAGACTGAAGAATGGTGAACTGGAGAACATTAAACCGAAG gTCATTGTTGTTTGGGTTGGAACAAATAATcatgaaaacacagcagaagaagTAGCAGGTGGAATCGAGGCTATCGTGCGCCTGATAAACACCCAGCAGCCGCAGGCCAAAGTTATTGTACTG GGCCTGCTACCTCGTGGAGAGAAGCCAAATCCGCTGCGGCAGAAGAATGCCAAGGTGAACCACCTGCTAAAAGCCTCGCTCCCCAAACTGCCCAACGTCCAGCTTCTGGATGTGGACGCCGGCTTCGTGCACTCAGATGGCACCATCTCATACCACGATATGTTTGATTTCCTGCACCTGACAGGAGGGGGCTACGCAAAGATCTGCAAACCCCTCCACGAACTGATcatgcagctgctggaggagaccCCCGAGGAGAAACGAGCTGCCCTGGCCTGA